A single genomic interval of Pyrus communis chromosome 7, drPyrComm1.1, whole genome shotgun sequence harbors:
- the LOC137739461 gene encoding 7-deoxyloganetin glucosyltransferase-like — protein sequence MTSSIEVGGNKPHVVCTPLPLPSHVKAMLKLAKLLHHKGFHITFINTEYNHKRFLKSLGPNSLDGLPDFRYETIPDGLSDIDTRQDLPLLLESIVKNFLAPFCNLLKRLKDNNPPVTCMVSDGFLPSTITAAHEIGVPVVIFFTFAAAGFLGSKQYPVLVEKGIAPLKDESSLTNGFLDMAIDWVPGMKGIRLRDLPTCFRTTDPNDTVFKFSLAAVEGVHDASAVVVHTFDALEPDALSALSSMPPPVYAIGPLQLLLDQLPKDPLKSMGYSLWKEETECLEWLNTKAQNSVVYVNFGSLIFLTPQQILEFGWGLANSKLPFLWAIRPDLVLGESAILPPEFEFETKERSLIPSWCPQEQVLNHPAVGGFLTHSGWNSTIESLCAGVPMLCWPIFAEQTTNCYYTCNDWGCGLEIENDVKRDDVEKLVRELMEGEKGKEMKNKAMEWKKLAEEASSPHGSSSRTLDNLVNQVLLRKS from the exons ATGACTAGTTCCATAGAAGTAGGAGGCAATAAGCCTCATGTTGTATGTACTCCGCTTCCACTTCCAAGCCATGTAAAGGCGATGCTTAAACTTGCAAAGCTCCTCCACCACAAAGGTTTTCACATAACCTTTATCAACACTGAGTACAACCATAAGCGCTTTCTCAAGTCTCTCGGCCCCAACTCCCTTGATGGATTGCCTGACTTTCGGTACGAAACAATCCCAGATGGCCTTTCAGATATCGATACCCGCCAAGACCTCCCCTTGCTTCTGGAGTCCATCGTAAAGAACTTCTTGGCTCCGTTCTGTAACCTCCTCAAGAGACTGAAGGACAATAATCCTCCAGTGACTTGTATGGTTTCAGATGGTTTTTTGCCATCCACCATCACAGCTGCTCACGAGATTGGAGTTCCTGTCGTAATCTTCTTTACTTTCGCTGCAGCCGGCTTCCTGGGCTCTAAACAATATCCTGTTTTGGTGGAAAAGGGAATTGCACCTTTAAAAG ATGAGAGCAGCTTGACAAACGGATTTTTGGACATGGCAATAGATTGGGTTCCGGGAATGAAGGGTATCCGGTTGAGGGATCTCCCAACTTGCTTTCGAACTACAGATCCGAATGACACTGTCTTTAAATTTTCCTTGGCAGCAGTGGAAGGAGTTCACGATGCTTCAGCTGTTGTTGTTCATACGTTTGATGCATTGGAGCCAGATGCTTTGAGTGCTTTGTCATCTATGCCTCCACCTGTTTATGCCATTGGCCCTCTCCAGTTGCTTCTGGATCAGCTACCAAAAGATCCTTTGAAGTCTATGGGGTATAGTCTATGGAAAGAAGAAACTGAGTGCCTCGAATGGTTAAACACCAAGGCGCAAAATTCAGTTGTTTACGTGAATTTTGGCAGCTTAATATTCCTCACGCCACAACAGATTTTGGAGTTTGGTTGGGGACTTGCAAATAGTAAGCTTCCCTTCTTGTGGGCGATTAGGCCTGATTTGGTTCTTGGTGAATCGGCAATTTTGCCAcctgaatttgaatttgaaacgaAAGAAAGAAGTCTTATACCGAGTTGGTGCCCTCAAGAGCAAGTCTTAAACCATCCGGCAGTTGGTGGGTTTTTGACACACAGCGGTTGGAATTCAACCATTGAGAGCTTGTGTGCAGGAGTGCCTATGCTCTGTTGGCCCATCTTTGCTGAGCAAACGACCAACTGTTACTATACATGCAATGATTGGGGCTGCGGTTTGGAGATTGAAAATGATGTCAAGAGAGATGATGTGGAGAAGCTTGTTAGAGAGTTAATGGAGGGCGAGAAGGGCaaggaaatgaaaaataaagccATGGAGTGGAAGAAACTTGCGGAAGAAGCTAGCAGTCCACATGGTTCTTCGTCAAGAACTTTAGATAATTTGGTGAATCAAGTTTTATTAAGAAAAAGCTAG
- the LOC137738931 gene encoding protein HIGH ARSENIC CONTENT 1, mitochondrial, whose translation MAAMKRPEDVASVDVYTAKGLLSIGHRYLDVRTIEEFNKSHVENAMNIPYMLITEEGRVKNPEFLTQISSTFKKEDHLVVGCNSGGRALKACVDLLNEGFQHVTNMEGGYSSWVDSGLASDKPSGELKVACKFLP comes from the exons ATGGCTGCCATGAAAAG GCCTGAAGACGTTGCAAGTGTCGACGTCTATACAGCAAAAGGTCTCCTCAGTATAGGTCACCGTTATCTGGATGTCAG GACGATTGAGGAGTTCAACAAGAGCCACGTTGAAAATGCCATGAACATTCCTTACATGCTCATCACAGAAGAAG GTAGAGTGAAAAACCCTGAATTTCTCACGCAAATTTCCTCAACCTTCAAGAAAGAGGATCACTTGGTCGTG GGTTGCAACAGTGGAGGAAGAGCACTTAAAGCTTGTGTTGATCTTCTAAATGAA GGTTTCCAGCATGTGACCAACATGGAAGGAGGGTACTCCTCTTGGGTGGACAGTGGACTTGCCAGTGACAAACCATCCGGCGAGTTGAAAGTCGCTTGCAAATTCCTCCCTTGA